The Neoarius graeffei isolate fNeoGra1 chromosome 10, fNeoGra1.pri, whole genome shotgun sequence genome has a segment encoding these proteins:
- the rab3c gene encoding ras-related protein Rab-3C isoform X2: MAATQDVKQKDNSDQNFDYMFKLLIIGNSSVGKTSFLFRYADDSFTSAFVSTVGIDFRVKTVYRNDKSIKLQIWDTAGQERYRTITTAYYRGAMGFILMYDITNEESFAAVQDWSTQIKTYSWDNAQVILVGNKCDMEEERIVSVDSGRLLAEQLGFEFFETSAKDNINVKQTFECLVDVICEKMADSIENNPAETTGTPTTKLNDNAVPPQQSECSC, translated from the exons ATGGCTGCCACTCAAGATGTCAAACAGAAAGATAACTCGGATCAAAACTTTGACTACATGTTCAAACTGTTAATCATTGGGAACAGCAGTGTTGGTAAAACGTCATTCCTGTTTCGCTATGCCGATGACTCCTTTACATCAGCTTTCGTCAGCACCGTGGGGATCGACTTCAGGGTCAAAACCGTGTATAGGAATGACAAGAGCATCAAACTGCAGATCTGG GACACAGCAGGCCAGGAGCGCTACAGGACCATCACTACAGCTTACTATCGTGGAGCCATGGGGTTCATCCTCATGTATGATATCACTAATGAGGAATCCTTTGCCGCTGTGCAAGACTG GTCAACTCAGATTAAGACTTACTCATGGGACAATGCGCAGGTGATCCTAGTTGGAAACAAATGTGACATGGAGGAGGAGAGGATAGTATCTGTGGACAGTGGAAGACTCCTGGCAGAGCAGCTGG GTTTTGAGTTCTTTGAGACAAGTGCGAAGGACAACATTAACGTCAAGCAGACCTTTGAGTGCCTGGTGGACGTTATCTGTGAAAAAATGGCCGACAGCATTGAGAACAACCCTGCTGAAACCACCGGAACACCTACAACCAAACTCAACGACAACGCTGTACCGCCCCAGCAGTCTGAGTGCAGCTGCTAG
- the rab3c gene encoding ras-related protein Rab-3C isoform X1 — translation MNCSLQVLPQHFDWIKMAATQDVKQKDNSDQNFDYMFKLLIIGNSSVGKTSFLFRYADDSFTSAFVSTVGIDFRVKTVYRNDKSIKLQIWDTAGQERYRTITTAYYRGAMGFILMYDITNEESFAAVQDWSTQIKTYSWDNAQVILVGNKCDMEEERIVSVDSGRLLAEQLGFEFFETSAKDNINVKQTFECLVDVICEKMADSIENNPAETTGTPTTKLNDNAVPPQQSECSC, via the exons atgaactgctcgcttcaggtccttccacaacatttcgattggattaag ATGGCTGCCACTCAAGATGTCAAACAGAAAGATAACTCGGATCAAAACTTTGACTACATGTTCAAACTGTTAATCATTGGGAACAGCAGTGTTGGTAAAACGTCATTCCTGTTTCGCTATGCCGATGACTCCTTTACATCAGCTTTCGTCAGCACCGTGGGGATCGACTTCAGGGTCAAAACCGTGTATAGGAATGACAAGAGCATCAAACTGCAGATCTGG GACACAGCAGGCCAGGAGCGCTACAGGACCATCACTACAGCTTACTATCGTGGAGCCATGGGGTTCATCCTCATGTATGATATCACTAATGAGGAATCCTTTGCCGCTGTGCAAGACTG GTCAACTCAGATTAAGACTTACTCATGGGACAATGCGCAGGTGATCCTAGTTGGAAACAAATGTGACATGGAGGAGGAGAGGATAGTATCTGTGGACAGTGGAAGACTCCTGGCAGAGCAGCTGG GTTTTGAGTTCTTTGAGACAAGTGCGAAGGACAACATTAACGTCAAGCAGACCTTTGAGTGCCTGGTGGACGTTATCTGTGAAAAAATGGCCGACAGCATTGAGAACAACCCTGCTGAAACCACCGGAACACCTACAACCAAACTCAACGACAACGCTGTACCGCCCCAGCAGTCTGAGTGCAGCTGCTAG
- the rab3c gene encoding ras-related protein Rab-3C isoform X3, whose product MDLYGKMAATQDVKQKDNSDQNFDYMFKLLIIGNSSVGKTSFLFRYADDSFTSAFVSTVGIDFRVKTVYRNDKSIKLQIWDTAGQERYRTITTAYYRGAMGFILMYDITNEESFAAVQDWSTQIKTYSWDNAQVILVGNKCDMEEERIVSVDSGRLLAEQLGFEFFETSAKDNINVKQTFECLVDVICEKMADSIENNPAETTGTPTTKLNDNAVPPQQSECSC is encoded by the exons ATGGATTTATATGGGAAG ATGGCTGCCACTCAAGATGTCAAACAGAAAGATAACTCGGATCAAAACTTTGACTACATGTTCAAACTGTTAATCATTGGGAACAGCAGTGTTGGTAAAACGTCATTCCTGTTTCGCTATGCCGATGACTCCTTTACATCAGCTTTCGTCAGCACCGTGGGGATCGACTTCAGGGTCAAAACCGTGTATAGGAATGACAAGAGCATCAAACTGCAGATCTGG GACACAGCAGGCCAGGAGCGCTACAGGACCATCACTACAGCTTACTATCGTGGAGCCATGGGGTTCATCCTCATGTATGATATCACTAATGAGGAATCCTTTGCCGCTGTGCAAGACTG GTCAACTCAGATTAAGACTTACTCATGGGACAATGCGCAGGTGATCCTAGTTGGAAACAAATGTGACATGGAGGAGGAGAGGATAGTATCTGTGGACAGTGGAAGACTCCTGGCAGAGCAGCTGG GTTTTGAGTTCTTTGAGACAAGTGCGAAGGACAACATTAACGTCAAGCAGACCTTTGAGTGCCTGGTGGACGTTATCTGTGAAAAAATGGCCGACAGCATTGAGAACAACCCTGCTGAAACCACCGGAACACCTACAACCAAACTCAACGACAACGCTGTACCGCCCCAGCAGTCTGAGTGCAGCTGCTAG
- the si:dkey-190g11.3 gene encoding ATP synthase subunit C lysine N-methyltransferase isoform X1: MEDSVDVILQDKMLHRTRERPIVMIASGAMLMASYGLWTVFALPGFRKVPTCLKVPYLPSSGVQTQNVMRLLQDRGGCLADLGSGDGKLVFAASSLGFRCTGFEINSVLIGYARAKARWMGIPTTAAKFVNADFWKTDLSQYKNLTVFLAPGVMEVLGRKLEQELAHDARVIACRFPFPRWHASASEGQGLDQAWAYDMATVHKHPA; encoded by the exons ATGGAAGACTCTGTCGACGTCATCCTTCAGGACAAAATGTTACATCGTACTCGTGAAAGGCCAATTGTCATGATTGCCTCTGGAGCTATGCTTATGGCCTCATACGGGCTTTGGACAGTTTTTGCGCTGCCTGGCTTTCGAAAAGTGCCAACATGTCTGAAG GTGCCATACTTGCCCTCGAGTGGGGTACAGACACAGAACGTTATGAGGCTCCTGCAGGACAGAGGGGGCTGTCTGGCAGATCTGGGTTCTGGAGATGGAAAACTG GTGTTTGCTGCCTCATCATTGGGCTTCCGGTGCACTGGCTTTGAAATAAACTCAGTTCTGATAGGCTACGCCAGAGCCAAAGCAAGGTGGATGGGAATTCCAACTACGGCAGCAAAATTTGTGAATGCGGACTTCTGGAAG ACTGATTTGTCCCAATATAAGAACTTGACAGTCTTCTTGGCACCTGGAGTG ATGGAAGTGCTAGGCAGGAAGCTGGAGCAGGAGTTGGCTCATGATGCCAGGGTGATCGCATGTCGTTTCCCATTCCCTCGCTGGCATGCTTCAGCATCAGAAGGACAAGGACTGGACCAGGCCTGGGCCTATGACATGGCTACAGTTCACAAACACCCAGCATGA
- the si:dkey-190g11.3 gene encoding ATP synthase subunit C lysine N-methyltransferase isoform X2, whose amino-acid sequence MEDSVDVILQDKMLHRTRERPIVMIASGAMLMASYGLWTVFALPGFRKVPTCLKVFAASSLGFRCTGFEINSVLIGYARAKARWMGIPTTAAKFVNADFWKTDLSQYKNLTVFLAPGVMEVLGRKLEQELAHDARVIACRFPFPRWHASASEGQGLDQAWAYDMATVHKHPA is encoded by the exons ATGGAAGACTCTGTCGACGTCATCCTTCAGGACAAAATGTTACATCGTACTCGTGAAAGGCCAATTGTCATGATTGCCTCTGGAGCTATGCTTATGGCCTCATACGGGCTTTGGACAGTTTTTGCGCTGCCTGGCTTTCGAAAAGTGCCAACATGTCTGAAG GTGTTTGCTGCCTCATCATTGGGCTTCCGGTGCACTGGCTTTGAAATAAACTCAGTTCTGATAGGCTACGCCAGAGCCAAAGCAAGGTGGATGGGAATTCCAACTACGGCAGCAAAATTTGTGAATGCGGACTTCTGGAAG ACTGATTTGTCCCAATATAAGAACTTGACAGTCTTCTTGGCACCTGGAGTG ATGGAAGTGCTAGGCAGGAAGCTGGAGCAGGAGTTGGCTCATGATGCCAGGGTGATCGCATGTCGTTTCCCATTCCCTCGCTGGCATGCTTCAGCATCAGAAGGACAAGGACTGGACCAGGCCTGGGCCTATGACATGGCTACAGTTCACAAACACCCAGCATGA